The following are encoded in a window of Streptomyces sp. 11x1 genomic DNA:
- a CDS encoding response regulator transcription factor, whose translation MPPPGRYMGVQTWEFSRRGQWKASDYLKWERTADRPVPMQYLFDTIPPDGQRSGRFQSASALGDIVNNVVMERRSGDAFGKNRYCIITPSATTDRAVRRALQDQGVPDSMFIASLRDHVKPGTERGPDSSKVLTPRILTFTTRGKQGRCPARRARRPPRRAARRAGDFFVLSVQEPLTGVAAAAPIAVVGGARSAKHTGTNGPLRRGPSGDADCTARGTAVLTVRKQVRRMDGQVTGSTEPTRVLVVEDDRSIAESLARGLRQAGYAVEGVRTGRAALSAAASDVVLLDLGLPDIDGVEVCRMLRARSDAAIIAVTARGEEADRVVALDEGADDYLVKPFGLAELLARVRAVLRRRRPAGAEILRHGPLALDLRTRQVSVGGRAVALTPKEFGILECLTTDPGRVVSRQQILERAWDAHWYGPTKVLDVHIAALRRKLGVPGLIETVYGHGFRLGTAEGARERP comes from the coding sequence ATGCCTCCCCCGGGCCGCTACATGGGGGTCCAGACATGGGAATTCAGCCGACGCGGGCAGTGGAAGGCCAGTGACTACCTGAAGTGGGAACGCACAGCCGATCGCCCCGTCCCGATGCAGTACCTGTTCGACACGATCCCGCCCGACGGGCAGCGGTCGGGACGGTTCCAGAGCGCGTCCGCGCTCGGGGACATCGTCAACAACGTCGTCATGGAACGGCGATCCGGTGACGCCTTCGGGAAGAACCGGTACTGCATCATCACCCCCAGCGCCACCACCGACCGCGCCGTACGCCGGGCCCTGCAGGACCAGGGCGTTCCCGACAGCATGTTCATCGCCTCGCTGCGCGACCACGTCAAGCCGGGAACCGAACGCGGGCCGGATTCCTCCAAGGTGCTGACACCGAGAATCCTCACGTTCACCACGCGGGGCAAGCAGGGGCGTTGCCCGGCCCGGAGGGCACGACGGCCTCCCCGGCGGGCTGCGCGCCGTGCAGGCGATTTCTTCGTGCTCTCCGTGCAGGAACCGCTCACCGGTGTCGCCGCGGCGGCACCGATCGCCGTAGTCGGCGGTGCCCGTTCCGCGAAGCACACCGGGACGAACGGCCCCTTGCGGCGCGGCCCGTCCGGCGACGCAGACTGCACGGCAAGAGGTACAGCCGTTCTCACAGTCCGAAAGCAGGTCCGACGCATGGACGGTCAGGTCACGGGCTCGACCGAGCCGACGCGGGTGCTGGTCGTGGAGGACGACCGCAGCATCGCGGAATCCCTGGCCCGTGGCCTGCGGCAGGCCGGATACGCGGTCGAGGGGGTGCGTACCGGCCGGGCCGCACTGAGCGCCGCGGCTTCCGATGTCGTGCTGCTCGATCTGGGGCTGCCCGACATCGACGGGGTCGAGGTGTGCCGGATGCTGCGCGCACGGTCGGATGCCGCGATCATCGCGGTGACCGCGCGCGGTGAGGAAGCGGACCGGGTGGTGGCCCTGGACGAGGGCGCTGATGACTACCTGGTCAAACCGTTCGGGCTGGCCGAGCTCCTGGCACGGGTCCGGGCCGTACTGCGCCGTAGACGCCCCGCCGGTGCGGAGATCCTGCGGCACGGGCCGCTGGCGCTCGACCTGCGCACCCGGCAGGTCTCGGTGGGCGGACGGGCGGTCGCGCTGACACCGAAGGAGTTCGGGATCCTGGAGTGCCTGACCACCGACCCGGGCAGGGTGGTGAGCCGACAGCAGATCCTGGAGCGGGCCTGGGACGCCCATTGGTACGGCCCCACCAAGGTCCTGGACGTGCATATCGCGGCGCTGCGTCGCAAGCTCGGCGTGCCGGGACTGATCGAGACGGTCTACGGGCACGGTTTCCGGCTCGGTACGGCCGAAGGGGCGCGGGAGCGGCCGTGA
- a CDS encoding sensor histidine kinase: MTRRITWTLLALTSVLLVLAVVPLAVSMTARERVAFRDEQRAATRSIAAAAEEHLSDGKPPTGMRRELETAARAGDCAAVYDAAARPVASTPCTAAQGEEAEELVEDVLAGHEPEPPEDEGRLLAAEPAGEVRRPAGAVVLARSSDPLDTRVATIWAWSAAIGAAGLAASVLLSVRLARWVAGPLSALDVSARRLGEGALDARADVDGGPPEVRRLATTFNTMAARTEALVHGHRAVIADVSHQLRTPLAALRLRLDVLGTGAEGDTAVELDAAQEEIARLSRLVDGLLAVARAEQATPRPTTVRVGEVVAERVAAWSPVAEERGVRLRTSEGPALTAALGSGHVEQILDNLIANALEAVPDGGKVTVGHRLVGESARVWVRDDGPGMTDEAKAVAFRRFGNPEARGTGLGLAIVHRLVTVNGGAVRLEDTLGGGLTVVMDLPLWAGEP, translated from the coding sequence GTGACCCGCCGGATCACCTGGACGCTGCTCGCCCTGACCTCCGTGCTGCTGGTGCTGGCAGTCGTCCCGCTGGCCGTGTCGATGACGGCACGCGAGCGGGTCGCCTTCCGCGACGAACAGCGGGCGGCCACGCGCTCGATCGCCGCGGCGGCGGAGGAGCACCTCTCCGACGGCAAGCCGCCCACCGGCATGCGCCGTGAACTGGAGACCGCGGCGCGGGCCGGGGACTGCGCCGCCGTGTACGACGCCGCCGCGCGACCGGTGGCAAGTACGCCCTGCACCGCCGCCCAGGGCGAGGAGGCGGAGGAACTGGTGGAGGACGTGCTCGCCGGGCATGAGCCGGAGCCGCCGGAGGACGAGGGCCGGCTGCTGGCCGCGGAGCCGGCCGGTGAGGTCCGCCGACCCGCCGGCGCCGTCGTCCTGGCCCGCTCCTCGGATCCGCTCGACACCCGTGTCGCCACGATATGGGCATGGTCAGCCGCGATCGGCGCCGCGGGGCTCGCCGCGTCCGTGCTGCTGTCCGTCCGCCTGGCCCGGTGGGTGGCCGGACCGCTGTCGGCGCTGGACGTCAGTGCCCGGAGGCTGGGCGAAGGTGCCCTGGACGCGCGTGCCGACGTCGACGGCGGTCCACCGGAAGTACGCCGTCTGGCCACCACGTTCAACACCATGGCGGCCCGTACGGAGGCCCTGGTGCACGGCCACCGGGCCGTGATCGCCGACGTGTCCCATCAACTGCGCACCCCGTTGGCCGCCCTGCGGCTACGGCTGGACGTCCTGGGCACCGGCGCCGAGGGTGACACGGCGGTGGAGCTGGACGCGGCCCAGGAAGAGATCGCGCGGCTGTCACGGCTGGTCGACGGGCTGCTCGCGGTGGCCCGTGCCGAGCAGGCGACGCCCCGGCCGACCACGGTCCGAGTCGGCGAGGTGGTGGCGGAGCGGGTGGCCGCGTGGTCACCGGTGGCCGAGGAGCGCGGCGTGCGTCTGAGAACGTCGGAGGGGCCCGCCCTGACCGCCGCGCTCGGCAGCGGCCACGTGGAGCAGATCCTCGACAACCTGATCGCCAATGCCTTGGAGGCCGTTCCCGACGGAGGGAAGGTGACGGTCGGCCACCGGCTGGTCGGGGAGTCGGCCCGGGTGTGGGTGCGGGACGACGGCCCCGGGATGACCGACGAGGCAAAGGCGGTCGCCTTCCGCCGGTTCGGCAATCCCGAGGCCAGAGGCACGGGGCTCGGGCTGGCCATCGTCCACCGGCTGGTCACCGTCAACGGGGGCGCCGTGCGGTTGGAGGACACGCTGGGCGGCGGGCTCACCGTCGTCATGGACCTGCCTCTGTGGGCGGGAGAGCCCTGA
- a CDS encoding FAD:protein FMN transferase yields MTTRAPAPSPAAAVFPALGTTAVLLVTAPDARPAAEAVLRAELAAVDLTCSRFRPDSELARVNLNAGTPTTVGERFSEALQAALRAARLTDGAVDPTVGRAMTALGYDRTFTSLRPEDTRPLPPALPAPGWRRIDFDPRSRRLRLPPHTHLDLGATAKALAADRAAHLAAAATGCGILVGLGGDLSVAGPAPDGGWRIALADDHARPAADHGPTVAVTGGALATSGIRVRTWRRAGRTLHHIVDPTTGEPAAPVWRTVTVAAATCVDANTASTAAIVLGDNAVDWLRGSALPARLVGLDGRVVRLGGWPPDPAPAATSGATTRVTPGIGCGTGSGTAPGGPR; encoded by the coding sequence ATGACCACCCGGGCTCCCGCCCCGTCCCCGGCCGCCGCCGTGTTCCCGGCGCTCGGCACGACTGCCGTGCTGCTCGTGACCGCCCCGGACGCCCGGCCGGCCGCGGAGGCCGTCCTGCGCGCCGAACTGGCCGCTGTCGATCTCACCTGCAGTCGTTTCCGGCCGGACTCCGAACTCGCCCGCGTCAACCTGAACGCGGGAACCCCGACGACGGTCGGCGAACGCTTCTCCGAGGCCCTCCAGGCCGCTCTCCGCGCCGCCCGCCTCACCGACGGCGCCGTCGACCCGACAGTAGGGCGTGCCATGACCGCCCTCGGCTACGACCGCACCTTCACCTCCCTTCGTCCTGAGGACACCCGCCCACTGCCACCCGCCCTCCCGGCCCCCGGATGGCGGCGGATCGACTTCGACCCGCGTTCCCGGCGGCTGCGGCTTCCGCCGCACACCCACCTCGACCTGGGCGCGACCGCCAAGGCCCTCGCCGCCGACCGCGCCGCCCACCTGGCCGCCGCGGCCACCGGCTGCGGGATCCTGGTCGGTCTCGGCGGAGACCTCTCCGTGGCCGGTCCGGCCCCGGACGGGGGCTGGCGGATCGCCCTCGCCGACGACCACGCGCGGCCCGCCGCGGACCACGGCCCCACCGTCGCGGTGACCGGCGGAGCGCTGGCGACCTCAGGCATCCGGGTCCGCACCTGGCGGCGCGCCGGACGCACCCTGCATCACATCGTCGACCCGACCACCGGCGAACCCGCCGCCCCCGTCTGGCGCACGGTGACCGTCGCGGCCGCCACCTGTGTGGACGCCAACACCGCCAGTACGGCGGCGATCGTGCTGGGCGACAACGCGGTCGACTGGTTGCGCGGCAGCGCTCTGCCCGCCCGGCTGGTCGGTCTGGACGGCCGCGTCGTGCGTCTCGGCGGCTGGCCGCCCGACCCCGCGCCCGCCGCCACGTCCGGAGCCACCACGAGAGTCACCCCCGGAATCGGCTGCGGAACCGGCTCCGGAACCGCTCCTGGAGGTCCGCGATGA
- a CDS encoding ferric reductase-like transmembrane domain-containing protein has protein sequence MTALALTGSPLWYASRASGTLALLLLTATVVLGIVSGGRSRPRRIGRFELGVLHRNLSLLTLTFLVVHVVTAVLDPFVHLEWAVSVVPFGASYRPLWLGLGTAGLDLLLAVAVTSGLRRRLGARRWKAVHWLAYAAWPLALLHGVGTGTDTRLPLQLWLYAGCVGAVVPAVWWRLVKAAPGRVAGRLTAAVAAAAVPVVLAAFLATGPLQPGWSQRAASTVPLLGGGR, from the coding sequence ATGACGGCCTTGGCCCTGACCGGCAGCCCCCTCTGGTACGCAAGCCGCGCGAGTGGAACCCTCGCCCTGCTGCTGCTCACCGCCACCGTGGTGCTCGGCATCGTCTCCGGCGGGCGGTCCCGGCCCCGTCGGATCGGCCGCTTCGAGCTCGGCGTGCTGCACCGCAACCTGTCCCTGCTCACGCTGACGTTCCTCGTCGTGCACGTGGTGACGGCGGTGCTCGATCCGTTCGTCCACCTGGAATGGGCGGTGTCCGTGGTGCCGTTCGGGGCGTCCTACCGTCCACTGTGGCTCGGCCTCGGCACGGCGGGGCTGGACCTGCTGCTGGCCGTCGCGGTCACCAGCGGGCTGCGCCGGCGCCTGGGGGCGCGCCGTTGGAAGGCCGTGCACTGGCTGGCGTACGCGGCCTGGCCGCTCGCCCTCCTCCACGGGGTGGGCACCGGCACCGACACCCGGCTCCCTCTCCAGCTCTGGCTGTACGCCGGGTGCGTCGGCGCGGTGGTCCCGGCCGTGTGGTGGCGGCTGGTGAAGGCCGCCCCGGGACGGGTCGCCGGGCGTCTGACGGCCGCCGTCGCCGCTGCCGCCGTACCGGTGGTGCTCGCGGCGTTCCTCGCCACCGGGCCCCTGCAGCCCGGCTGGTCCCAGCGCGCCGCCTCGACGGTGCCCCTTCTCGGAGGTGGACGATGA
- a CDS encoding NADH-ubiquinone oxidoreductase-F iron-sulfur binding region domain-containing protein, giving the protein MSSSAGARFAPRPHAPGPGDPAAARLLADWYATGRAATLTDHLRRYGPLPFTSATGGPAPLPLVEAVAAAGLTGRGGAGFPTARKLGAVAARRGRGVVVVNAMESEPASRKDRFLIAVAPHLVLDGAVLAALAVGADTVHVCLSRDRAAQYRQLSAAVEERRRARPDPVRLLVHGLPHSYVSSESTSLVRWLDGGPAQPRGDRPRTHERGVGRRPTLVHNAETLAHLALIARHGPAWFRQVGTQDEPGTLLVTVSGAVRTPAVLEVALGTPLATVLDQADGATQPLRAVLLGGFAGAWLAAEHLHTPLTRHDLAPLGAAPGAGVLVALPEASCGLAETARVLAYLAAHSARQCGPCRLGLPAVAEDFTALATGRADAVLLSRLRHRVGLLPDRGACRHPDGAARLAASALHAFADDVDHHLAHGSCPAADQPPRIPVPPATAPGTWR; this is encoded by the coding sequence ATGAGCTCGTCGGCCGGGGCACGGTTCGCTCCCCGCCCCCACGCCCCCGGACCGGGCGATCCGGCCGCCGCCCGGCTGCTGGCGGACTGGTACGCCACCGGCCGGGCGGCCACCCTGACCGATCACCTGAGGCGCTACGGGCCACTTCCCTTCACCTCGGCGACCGGCGGCCCCGCGCCCCTGCCGCTGGTGGAGGCCGTGGCGGCGGCCGGGCTCACCGGGCGCGGCGGCGCCGGGTTCCCCACCGCTCGCAAACTGGGCGCGGTCGCCGCACGCCGGGGCCGAGGCGTGGTCGTCGTCAACGCCATGGAGAGCGAGCCGGCCAGCCGCAAGGACCGGTTCCTGATCGCCGTCGCGCCCCATCTGGTCCTCGACGGCGCCGTGCTGGCCGCCCTGGCGGTCGGCGCGGACACCGTCCACGTGTGCCTGTCCCGCGACCGCGCCGCCCAGTACCGGCAGCTCAGCGCCGCCGTGGAGGAGCGCCGACGCGCCCGCCCGGACCCGGTACGCCTGCTGGTGCACGGCCTTCCGCACTCCTACGTCTCCAGCGAGTCGACCTCTCTGGTGCGCTGGCTCGACGGCGGCCCGGCCCAGCCCCGGGGCGACCGGCCCCGCACGCACGAGCGGGGCGTGGGCCGCCGCCCCACGCTGGTCCACAACGCCGAGACCCTCGCTCATCTGGCCCTGATCGCCCGCCACGGACCGGCCTGGTTCCGGCAGGTCGGCACGCAGGACGAGCCGGGCACCCTGCTCGTCACCGTCTCCGGAGCCGTCCGCACACCCGCCGTGCTGGAGGTGGCACTGGGCACGCCGCTCGCCACGGTCCTCGATCAGGCCGACGGCGCCACGCAGCCGCTGCGGGCGGTCCTGCTCGGCGGCTTCGCCGGCGCCTGGCTCGCCGCCGAGCACCTGCACACCCCGCTGACCCGGCACGATCTGGCCCCGCTGGGTGCGGCGCCCGGCGCGGGCGTGCTCGTCGCCCTGCCCGAGGCGTCGTGCGGCCTGGCCGAGACGGCCCGCGTCCTCGCCTACCTGGCCGCGCACAGTGCCCGCCAGTGCGGCCCCTGCCGTCTCGGGCTGCCAGCCGTGGCCGAGGACTTCACCGCCCTGGCCACGGGACGGGCGGACGCGGTCCTGCTGTCCCGCCTGCGCCATCGCGTCGGCCTGCTCCCGGACCGGGGCGCCTGCCGCCATCCCGACGGCGCCGCCCGCCTCGCGGCCTCCGCCCTGCACGCGTTCGCCGACGACGTCGACCACCACCTCGCCCACGGCAGCTGCCCGGCGGCCGATCAGCCGCCCCGGATCCCCGTGCCACCCGCCACAGCCCCGGGGACCTGGCGATGA
- a CDS encoding ferredoxin: MSRTRTLRVDRVACTGQGLCAELLPELVRLDEWGYPVLSHRTVPDRLRAHARRAVAACPVLALHTEDDRT; this comes from the coding sequence ATGAGCCGCACCCGCACCCTGCGCGTCGACCGCGTCGCCTGCACCGGGCAGGGCCTGTGCGCCGAGCTCCTCCCGGAGCTCGTCCGCCTCGACGAATGGGGCTACCCCGTCCTGAGCCACAGGACCGTCCCCGACCGACTGCGTGCCCACGCCCGCCGGGCCGTCGCCGCCTGCCCCGTCCTCGCCCTGCACACGGAGGACGACCGGACCTGA
- a CDS encoding IS630 family transposase yields the protein MSRPGPKIPPLSLTDAQREVLEGWVRRRSTAQALAQRSRIVLECAEGHSIMEVSRRLKAAPDTVRTWRRRFLDHGLDGLCDEPRPGVPRKITDADVERVIVKTLEEKPANATHWSTRSMAAATGMSQSAISRIWRAFALAPHRSQTFKLSTDPLFIDKVRDVVGLYLDPPEKALVLCVDEKSQIQALDRSQPVLPMMPGVPERRSHDYVRAGTTTLFAALEVATGKVIGSLHRRHRAAEFKKFLAKLDKEVPADLEVHLILDNYATHKTPAIKKWLVAHPRFRLHFTPTGSSWLNLVERWFGELTAKKLRRGVHRSVQALERDIRSWIAGWNDNPRPFVWTKTADEILDKVATYCQRISDSGH from the coding sequence ATGAGTCGTCCTGGCCCGAAGATCCCGCCGTTGTCGTTGACCGATGCCCAGCGTGAGGTGCTTGAGGGGTGGGTGCGTCGCCGGTCGACCGCGCAAGCTCTGGCTCAGCGATCCCGGATCGTGCTGGAGTGCGCCGAGGGGCACTCGATCATGGAGGTGTCACGACGGCTGAAGGCCGCTCCGGACACGGTCCGCACCTGGCGAAGGCGGTTCCTTGACCACGGCCTGGACGGCCTGTGCGACGAGCCGAGGCCCGGTGTCCCGAGGAAGATCACCGATGCCGATGTCGAGCGGGTGATCGTCAAGACCCTGGAGGAGAAGCCGGCCAACGCCACCCACTGGTCAACCCGGTCGATGGCCGCGGCCACCGGCATGTCGCAGTCGGCGATCTCGCGGATCTGGCGGGCGTTCGCCTTGGCCCCGCACCGCTCGCAGACGTTCAAGCTCTCCACGGATCCGCTGTTCATCGACAAGGTCCGCGACGTGGTGGGCCTGTATCTCGACCCGCCGGAGAAGGCACTGGTGCTGTGCGTGGACGAGAAATCCCAGATCCAGGCCCTGGACCGCTCACAGCCGGTGCTGCCGATGATGCCCGGGGTGCCCGAACGCCGCAGCCACGACTACGTCCGCGCCGGCACCACCACGCTCTTTGCGGCACTGGAGGTGGCAACCGGCAAGGTGATCGGTTCACTGCACCGCCGGCACCGGGCCGCAGAGTTCAAGAAGTTCCTGGCCAAACTCGACAAGGAGGTGCCTGCGGACCTCGAGGTGCATCTGATCCTGGACAACTACGCCACCCACAAGACACCCGCGATCAAGAAGTGGCTGGTGGCACACCCCCGTTTCCGTCTGCACTTCACGCCCACCGGCTCATCGTGGCTGAACCTGGTGGAGCGATGGTTCGGCGAGCTGACAGCGAAGAAGCTCCGCCGCGGTGTCCACCGCTCGGTCCAGGCACTCGAGCGCGACATCCGGTCCTGGATTGCCGGTTGGAACGACAACCCCCGCCCCTTCGTCTGGACGAAGACCGCCGACGAGATCCTCGACAAAGTCGCCACCTACTGCCAGAGAATCTCTGACTCAGGTCACTAG
- a CDS encoding cold-shock protein, giving the protein MATGTVKWFNAEKGFGFIAQDGGGADVFAHYSNIATQGFRELQEGQQVSFDVAQGQKGPTAENIVPA; this is encoded by the coding sequence ATGGCTACCGGTACTGTGAAGTGGTTCAACGCCGAAAAGGGCTTCGGCTTCATCGCGCAGGACGGCGGCGGCGCCGACGTCTTCGCCCACTACTCGAACATCGCCACCCAGGGCTTCCGCGAGCTCCAGGAAGGCCAGCAGGTGTCGTTCGACGTCGCGCAGGGCCAGAAGGGCCCGACCGCCGAGAACATCGTTCCGGCCTGA
- a CDS encoding DEAD/DEAH box helicase has protein sequence MNRARPSRSSRTTRTTRTTPTTRAYDRFEGPAAGRSGTRRRPTAGPKGYGGGRPAAPGGEFALPKTVTPALPAVESFAELAMPAPLSAALGHEGVTVPFPIQAATLPNSLAGRDVLGRGRTGSGKTLAFGLPVLARTAGRRAEPLQPLALILVPTRELAQQVTDALTPYARAVRLRLATVVGGMSIGRQANALRAGAEVVVATPGRLKDLIDRGACRLDDVAVTVLDEADQMTDMGFMPQVTALLDQVRPGGQRMLFSATLDRNVDLLVRRYLTDPVVHSVDPSAGAVSTMEHHVLHVHETDKDRTTTEIAARDGQVIMFLDTKHAVDRLTRHLLDSGVRAAALHGGRSQPQRTRTLAQFKDGHVTVLVATNVAARGIHIDDLDLVVNIDPPGDHKDYLHRGGRTARAGASGRVVTLVTPRQRRDMNRLMASAGITPTTTAVRSGEETLSRITGAQAPSGVPVVVTAPTAEPSRRGKAGAPASSRGRRGRTARGRSAAKRRAA, from the coding sequence ATGAACCGAGCACGTCCGTCACGCAGTTCACGCACGACCCGCACCACCCGTACCACGCCCACCACCCGCGCCTACGACCGTTTCGAGGGCCCCGCCGCAGGCCGCTCCGGCACCCGGCGCCGCCCCACGGCCGGGCCCAAGGGTTACGGTGGCGGCCGGCCCGCCGCGCCCGGAGGCGAGTTCGCGCTGCCGAAGACGGTCACGCCCGCGCTGCCCGCCGTCGAGTCGTTCGCCGAACTCGCCATGCCCGCACCGTTGTCGGCCGCACTCGGCCACGAGGGTGTGACCGTGCCGTTCCCGATCCAGGCGGCGACCCTGCCGAACTCCCTGGCCGGCCGTGACGTACTCGGTCGCGGCCGCACGGGTTCGGGCAAGACCCTCGCCTTCGGCCTGCCGGTGCTGGCCCGTACGGCGGGGCGCCGCGCCGAGCCTCTGCAGCCGCTCGCCCTGATTCTGGTGCCCACCCGCGAGCTCGCCCAGCAGGTCACCGACGCGCTCACCCCGTACGCCCGCGCCGTACGGCTGCGCCTGGCCACCGTGGTCGGCGGGATGTCGATCGGGCGGCAGGCGAACGCGCTGCGGGCCGGGGCGGAAGTCGTCGTGGCGACACCGGGACGGCTCAAGGACCTCATCGACCGAGGCGCATGCCGACTGGACGACGTCGCCGTCACCGTCCTGGACGAGGCGGACCAGATGACCGACATGGGGTTCATGCCCCAGGTCACCGCACTGCTCGACCAGGTGCGACCCGGCGGCCAGCGGATGCTCTTCTCAGCCACCCTGGACCGCAACGTCGACCTGTTGGTCCGTCGCTACCTGACCGACCCGGTGGTCCACTCCGTCGACCCGTCGGCAGGCGCCGTCAGCACGATGGAGCACCACGTCCTCCATGTGCACGAGACGGACAAGGACCGCACGACGACCGAGATCGCGGCACGTGACGGCCAGGTGATCATGTTCCTGGACACCAAGCACGCGGTGGACCGGCTGACCAGGCACCTCCTGGACAGCGGCGTCCGAGCCGCCGCCCTGCACGGCGGCAGGTCCCAGCCCCAGCGCACCCGGACCCTGGCCCAGTTCAAGGACGGCCACGTCACGGTGCTGGTCGCCACCAACGTCGCGGCACGCGGCATCCACATCGACGACCTCGACCTCGTCGTCAACATCGACCCGCCCGGCGACCACAAGGACTACCTGCACCGCGGCGGCCGTACGGCCCGTGCCGGCGCGTCCGGCCGAGTCGTCACCCTGGTCACCCCCCGCCAACGCCGCGACATGAACCGGCTGATGGCCTCGGCCGGCATCACCCCGACGACCACCGCGGTGCGCTCGGGCGAGGAAACGCTCAGCCGTATCACCGGCGCCCAGGCCCCTTCCGGTGTCCCGGTCGTCGTCACCGCGCCGACCGCGGAGCCGTCCCGCCGGGGCAAGGCCGGGGCCCCGGCCTCATCCCGGGGCCGACGAGGCCGCACCGCTCGGGGCCGGTCCGCGGCCAAGCGCCGCGCCGCGTGA
- a CDS encoding CBS domain-containing protein produces the protein MTPVQTPRSPIAPRFTHRAGHPDTTELRVGDDMTVEVALSVMAGAGVEHLLLCDGDDERTGRVSRAELVVHRGSSAYTDRVRLRDVLGGPFTCPIVSPSSFPQ, from the coding sequence GTGACACCGGTTCAGACACCTCGAAGCCCCATCGCTCCCCGGTTCACGCACAGGGCCGGTCACCCGGACACGACCGAGCTGCGGGTCGGTGACGACATGACCGTCGAGGTCGCCCTGTCCGTCATGGCCGGTGCCGGTGTGGAGCACCTGCTCCTGTGCGACGGGGACGACGAGCGCACCGGCCGCGTCTCCCGGGCCGAACTCGTCGTGCACCGCGGCAGCTCCGCCTATACGGACCGCGTCCGCCTGCGGGACGTCCTCGGCGGACCCTTCACATGCCCGATCGTCAGCCCCTCCTCCTTCCCCCAGTGA
- a CDS encoding SCO5918 family protein: MRCVIAQYPFELTRVGVLASMAGVRPEIVTGDSVTIGRRRYPVKQVGEVITRQDRRDFSGGEVVRAMVRLGFTCHGGPRAARPPAPAALSPLQAASALLGGPDPQNA; the protein is encoded by the coding sequence ATGCGCTGTGTCATCGCCCAGTACCCGTTCGAACTGACCAGGGTCGGAGTGCTCGCCTCGATGGCGGGCGTCCGTCCCGAGATCGTCACCGGTGACTCGGTGACCATCGGCCGCCGCCGGTATCCCGTCAAGCAGGTCGGTGAGGTCATCACCCGGCAGGACCGCCGCGACTTCAGCGGCGGTGAGGTGGTCCGGGCCATGGTCCGCCTCGGCTTCACCTGCCATGGCGGCCCCCGGGCCGCGCGGCCCCCGGCCCCGGCCGCCCTCAGCCCCCTCCAGGCCGCCTCGGCACTGCTCGGGGGCCCCGATCCGCAGAACGCGTGA
- a CDS encoding cold-shock protein, with protein sequence MATGTVKWFNAEKGFGFIEQDGGGADVFAHYSNIATQGFRELLEGQKVSFDIAQGQKGPTAENIIPA encoded by the coding sequence ATGGCTACTGGCACCGTGAAGTGGTTCAACGCGGAAAAGGGCTTCGGCTTCATCGAGCAGGACGGCGGCGGCGCCGACGTCTTCGCCCACTACTCGAACATCGCCACCCAGGGGTTCCGCGAGCTGCTGGAAGGCCAGAAGGTGTCGTTCGACATCGCGCAGGGCCAGAAGGGCCCGACCGCCGAGAACATCATTCCCGCCTGA
- a CDS encoding helix-turn-helix domain-containing protein — protein sequence MTADSPLSGRLDDDDYPAYTMGRAAEMLGTTPAFLRALGEARLITPLRSEGGHRRYSRYQLRIAARARELVDRGTPIEAACRIVILEDQLEEAQRINAEYRRRAEHEASSSRLPHSG from the coding sequence ATGACAGCAGATAGCCCCCTCAGTGGTCGTCTGGACGACGACGACTACCCCGCATACACCATGGGGCGGGCCGCCGAGATGCTCGGCACCACCCCGGCCTTCCTCCGAGCCCTCGGTGAGGCTCGTCTGATCACTCCGCTGCGCTCGGAGGGCGGACACCGCCGGTACTCCCGCTACCAGCTGCGGATCGCCGCGCGCGCCCGCGAACTCGTCGACCGGGGCACCCCGATCGAGGCTGCCTGCCGCATCGTCATCCTTGAGGACCAGCTCGAGGAAGCCCAGCGGATCAACGCCGAGTACCGTCGGCGCGCCGAACACGAGGCTTCCAGCTCTCGCCTGCCCCATTCCGGCTGA